A single window of Marinobacter sp. LA51 DNA harbors:
- the dprA gene encoding DNA-processing protein DprA: MTDQPFPDTRASGASGCNTAEWLLLSCLPKFGRPLRRDLSTAYPNLTDVLALNPATLKALGLPVETTAAIQAWQSGDRQHPIVAKVMTIRQDCERLGIGVIAWSDPLFPDPLRHIHDAPLVLYTQGEPSLLGQDQIGVVGSRHATRAGLDHARTFAAELSRRNLVITSGLALGVDGAAHAGALDAGAPTVAVIGCGLDRVYPSQHRRLAARVINHGLMVSEYPPGTPARAAHFPQRNRIISGLSRGILVVEAGLKSGSLITARLALEQGREVFAIPGSVHSPVARGCHHLIKQGARLVETVDDILEELGTWWSFQGECSGDSSPSDVLTTAVPEAKPGAGLASREIAVFEALGYDPQSTDALSSATGLPADQLMQALLLLELQGLVGSAPGGFLRIA, from the coding sequence GTGACCGATCAACCCTTCCCTGACACCCGGGCTTCGGGTGCGTCCGGCTGCAACACGGCCGAATGGCTGCTGCTGAGCTGCTTGCCCAAGTTCGGCCGGCCTCTGCGCCGTGACCTCAGCACTGCTTACCCCAATCTCACCGACGTACTGGCCCTGAACCCTGCGACCCTGAAGGCCCTCGGCCTGCCTGTGGAAACCACTGCCGCGATCCAGGCCTGGCAGAGCGGTGATCGCCAGCACCCGATAGTTGCGAAAGTAATGACCATCCGCCAGGACTGCGAACGCCTGGGCATTGGCGTGATTGCCTGGTCCGACCCGTTGTTTCCTGACCCCCTGCGCCATATCCACGACGCGCCGCTGGTGCTCTACACCCAGGGCGAGCCGAGCCTGCTTGGCCAGGACCAGATCGGCGTGGTTGGCAGCCGCCATGCCACCCGGGCCGGGCTGGATCATGCCCGCACCTTTGCCGCGGAACTCAGCCGCCGCAATCTGGTGATCACCAGCGGTTTGGCGCTGGGGGTTGATGGCGCGGCCCACGCCGGGGCGCTGGATGCCGGCGCGCCCACCGTGGCGGTGATCGGCTGTGGCCTCGACCGGGTCTACCCGAGCCAGCATCGACGGCTGGCAGCGCGAGTGATTAATCACGGCCTGATGGTGTCGGAGTACCCGCCCGGAACTCCGGCCCGGGCTGCCCATTTTCCCCAGCGTAACCGCATCATCAGTGGCCTGAGCCGGGGCATCCTGGTGGTCGAGGCGGGTTTGAAAAGCGGCTCGTTGATCACCGCTCGATTGGCGCTGGAGCAGGGTCGGGAAGTGTTCGCGATCCCCGGTTCAGTACACAGTCCGGTTGCCCGTGGCTGCCATCACTTGATCAAGCAGGGCGCCCGGTTGGTGGAAACCGTCGATGACATCCTGGAGGAACTGGGTACCTGGTGGTCGTTTCAGGGTGAGTGCAGCGGGGACAGCAGCCCGAGCGATGTCCTGACCACGGCCGTGCCTGAAGCAAAACCGGGTGCCGGTCTGGCCAGTCGGGAAATCGCGGTGTTTGAGGCTTTAGGGTATGATCCGCAGTCAACCGATGCACTGAGTTCAGCGACGGGTCTGCCCGCCGATCAGCTCATGCAGGCCCTGCTGCTACTGGAGTTGCAGGGGCTGGTGGGCTCGGCTCCGGGCGGCTTCCTGCGCATTGCCTGA
- a CDS encoding L-threonylcarbamoyladenylate synthase, translating into MTAPNPLSDWQLQCAYRTLAGGGVIAYPTEAVWGLGCDPWDEEAVERILDLKQRPMDKGMILVAASVQQVRFLLDALPADMQRKAEQHWPGPVTCLLPDVHEQVPEWVRGRHSTIAVRVSDHPVVRALCEKAGRPLVSTSCNPAGRQPARYSWQVRRYFGDQLDGIVPGALGGNRQPSRIIDIVSGQQLR; encoded by the coding sequence ATGACGGCACCCAACCCCCTCAGTGACTGGCAGTTACAGTGCGCCTATCGGACCCTTGCTGGCGGTGGTGTCATCGCCTACCCCACCGAAGCGGTCTGGGGCCTGGGTTGTGATCCCTGGGACGAGGAGGCGGTGGAACGCATTCTGGACCTGAAGCAGCGGCCGATGGACAAGGGCATGATCCTGGTTGCCGCGTCGGTGCAACAGGTCCGGTTCCTGCTTGATGCCCTGCCCGCAGACATGCAGCGCAAAGCCGAGCAGCACTGGCCAGGGCCAGTCACCTGCTTGCTGCCCGATGTGCACGAACAGGTGCCCGAGTGGGTGCGCGGCCGCCACAGCACCATCGCGGTACGGGTCAGCGATCATCCGGTGGTGCGTGCCCTGTGCGAAAAGGCGGGCCGTCCCCTGGTTTCGACCTCCTGCAACCCCGCCGGCCGCCAGCCAGCCCGGTATTCCTGGCAGGTTCGCCGCTACTTTGGCGACCAGCTGGACGGGATTGTGCCCGGAGCCCTGGGGGGCAATCGCCAGCCCAGCCGGATTATTGATATTGTCAGTGGTCAGCAGCTTCGCTAG
- the hemF gene encoding oxygen-dependent coproporphyrinogen oxidase, which translates to MSQSPDINAVKHYLLGLQEQICSRLEAFEDEATFVRDAWDRPEGGGGVSRVITDGKVFEKGGVNFSHVMGETMPGSATAHRPHLAGAPWQAMGVSLVIHPNNPYVPTSHANVRFFMATPPDAEPVYWFGGGYDLTPYYGFEDDCVHWHQTARAACQPFGDGLYHHFKHWCDDYFYLKHRDEPRGIGGLFFDDHNTGDFAQDFGLMQSVGNSYIDAYEPIVRRRMAQPYTERERDFQLYRRGRYVEFNLVYDRGTLFGLQSGGRTESILMSLPPLVRWDYSRVPEPGSEEARLTEFFLTGRNWLESNHEQ; encoded by the coding sequence ATGTCACAAAGTCCGGACATCAACGCCGTCAAACATTACCTGCTGGGTCTGCAGGAGCAAATCTGCAGCCGTCTGGAGGCGTTCGAGGACGAGGCTACCTTTGTCCGTGATGCCTGGGACCGGCCCGAGGGTGGCGGCGGCGTCAGCCGGGTCATCACCGATGGGAAAGTTTTCGAAAAAGGCGGCGTGAACTTCTCCCACGTGATGGGGGAAACCATGCCGGGGTCCGCCACCGCCCATCGCCCGCACCTGGCCGGGGCGCCCTGGCAAGCCATGGGTGTGTCTCTGGTGATTCACCCGAACAACCCCTACGTGCCGACGTCCCACGCTAACGTGCGGTTTTTCATGGCGACGCCTCCGGATGCCGAGCCAGTGTACTGGTTTGGCGGCGGTTACGATCTCACCCCCTATTACGGTTTCGAGGACGACTGCGTGCACTGGCACCAGACTGCGCGGGCAGCCTGTCAGCCGTTCGGGGATGGTCTCTACCACCACTTCAAACACTGGTGTGACGACTATTTCTACCTCAAGCACCGGGATGAACCCCGGGGCATCGGCGGTCTGTTCTTCGACGACCACAACACCGGAGATTTCGCCCAGGACTTCGGGCTCATGCAGTCGGTGGGCAACAGTTACATCGACGCCTACGAACCCATTGTCCGCCGCCGCATGGCGCAGCCCTATACCGAGCGCGAGCGGGACTTCCAGCTCTATCGCCGGGGCCGCTACGTCGAGTTCAACCTGGTGTATGACCGGGGTACCTTGTTTGGCTTGCAGTCCGGGGGCCGCACCGAGTCCATCCTGATGTCGCTGCCGCCACTGGTTCGTTGGGACTATAGCCGGGTACCGGAGCCGGGCTCTGAGGAAGCTCGGCTGACCGAGTTTTTCCTGACCGGACGCAACTGGCTGGAGTCCAACCATGAACAATGA
- the aroE gene encoding shikimate dehydrogenase produces the protein MNNDLYAVVGHPISHSKSPRIHSLFALQTGQAVEYTAIQAPLEDFAGTVREFFQRGGKGLNVTVPFKEQAWQLAEVRTERAEKAGAVNTLYRDDQGRLVADNTDGCGLVRDLTSNHGIGLNGARVLVLGAGGAVRGVLGPILEQQPASVTIANRTVAKAEALAQLFAPAAPGVAINAVGFEQPDQPYDLIINGTSASLQGDLPPLSPIVIGRETVIYDMMYSLQTTTFNQWALENGAGQVFDGLGMLVEQAAESFRLWRGVRPETAPVTEQLRND, from the coding sequence ATGAACAATGATCTTTACGCCGTTGTCGGCCACCCCATCAGTCACAGCAAGTCGCCCAGAATACACAGCCTGTTTGCGCTGCAGACCGGCCAGGCGGTTGAATACACCGCCATCCAGGCCCCGCTGGAGGATTTTGCTGGCACGGTCCGGGAGTTTTTCCAGCGCGGTGGCAAGGGCCTGAACGTAACGGTGCCGTTCAAGGAGCAAGCCTGGCAGTTGGCCGAGGTCCGCACCGAGCGGGCCGAAAAGGCCGGTGCTGTTAATACCCTGTACCGGGATGACCAGGGCCGTTTGGTTGCCGACAACACCGATGGCTGCGGGCTGGTTCGGGATCTGACCAGCAATCACGGTATTGGCCTGAACGGGGCTCGGGTACTGGTGCTGGGCGCCGGTGGTGCGGTCCGGGGCGTGCTGGGTCCGATACTCGAGCAACAACCGGCCTCGGTGACCATCGCTAACCGGACCGTGGCCAAGGCCGAGGCGCTGGCACAGTTGTTCGCACCGGCGGCTCCGGGCGTGGCAATAAACGCGGTTGGTTTCGAGCAGCCGGACCAGCCCTATGACCTGATTATTAACGGCACCAGCGCCAGCCTTCAGGGCGATCTGCCGCCACTGTCGCCAATTGTGATCGGCCGCGAAACGGTCATCTACGACATGATGTACTCTTTGCAGACTACTACGTTTAACCAGTGGGCCCTGGAAAACGGGGCCGGACAGGTGTTCGATGGCCTGGGCATGCTGGTGGAACAGGCGGCCGAATCGTTCCGGCTCTGGCGCGGTGTGCGGCCGGAAACTGCTCCGGTTACTGAACAGCTACGAAACGACTGA
- a CDS encoding motility protein A → MDILTLVGLVAGVLIVAMAMLANASFLTFLNLPGLAIVLGGTFAVTLIKFRMPSIMSAFRLAFSAAFTDRVARPAALVREVGALALVVRKEGILGLENHDTDDGFLRKAINLCVDGHPPELVEEALAQEAQQISERYEVAERVFRGIGESAPAIGMLGTLIGLVQMLNTLDDPSSIGPAMAIALLTTLYGAFIAQLIALPLADKLQLKAEDETRNQMLIITSIKNIMRGENPRVMTEMLSSFVHPDHRTALAPEREA, encoded by the coding sequence ATGGACATACTCACCCTCGTTGGGCTGGTTGCCGGTGTATTGATCGTGGCGATGGCCATGCTGGCCAACGCCTCATTCCTGACCTTTCTGAATTTGCCGGGTTTGGCGATCGTTCTCGGCGGCACCTTCGCGGTCACCCTGATCAAGTTCCGCATGCCCTCGATCATGAGTGCCTTCCGCCTTGCCTTCAGCGCCGCTTTCACCGACCGGGTGGCGCGGCCCGCGGCACTCGTGCGAGAGGTTGGCGCCTTGGCTCTGGTGGTTCGCAAGGAAGGTATTCTTGGGCTGGAGAACCACGATACCGACGACGGCTTTCTGCGCAAGGCCATCAATCTGTGCGTTGATGGCCACCCGCCGGAGCTGGTTGAGGAGGCCCTGGCCCAGGAAGCCCAGCAGATATCCGAGCGTTACGAAGTGGCGGAACGGGTGTTTCGCGGCATTGGCGAATCGGCCCCGGCGATTGGCATGCTCGGCACCCTGATCGGCCTGGTGCAGATGCTCAATACCCTCGATGACCCCTCCTCCATTGGTCCGGCCATGGCCATTGCCCTGCTGACCACCCTGTACGGCGCCTTCATTGCCCAGCTGATCGCCCTGCCCCTGGCGGACAAACTGCAATTAAAGGCGGAAGACGAAACCCGTAATCAGATGCTGATCATCACCTCGATCAAAAATATCATGCGGGGTGAGAATCCGCGGGTCATGACCGAAATGCTGTCCTCATTTGTGCACCCCGATCATCGCACGGCTTTGGCGCCGGAGCGGGAGGCCTGA
- a CDS encoding flagellar motor protein MotB, producing the protein MEVVQQKNRSRLKNSTPAWIVTFADLATLLLTFFILLLSFAEMDVDKYRAMANSMAVALGSSNVVGQDVGGSPITLIESDTVSLPEPNDSQPVEPEFIDERAEAETDTKIPGGVIDLASRLITELESEVASNALSINYDKQQVVIRFSEEATFRSGAADIKPEMIPIIERVVGVLADCSGNVFVSGFTDDRPISSDRFRSNWDLSAARAVSVVHELVLNRQVPADRVVAAGRAETNPLAPNNSPENRALNRRVEIAIRDPECADSKTNEQPSVEIVPFLDG; encoded by the coding sequence TTGGAAGTCGTCCAGCAGAAGAACCGCAGCCGCCTGAAGAACTCCACTCCGGCCTGGATCGTTACCTTCGCCGATCTGGCGACGCTGCTGCTGACGTTCTTTATTCTGCTGCTGTCGTTTGCCGAGATGGATGTGGATAAGTACCGGGCCATGGCTAATTCCATGGCCGTGGCCCTGGGTTCCAGTAACGTGGTGGGCCAGGACGTGGGTGGCTCGCCGATCACCCTGATCGAATCGGACACGGTGTCCCTGCCGGAGCCCAATGACAGTCAGCCGGTGGAACCGGAGTTCATCGACGAACGCGCCGAGGCTGAGACCGACACCAAGATTCCAGGCGGCGTTATTGACCTGGCCAGCCGGCTGATCACCGAGCTGGAGTCGGAAGTTGCCTCGAATGCCCTGAGCATTAACTACGACAAGCAACAGGTGGTTATCCGGTTCTCCGAAGAGGCGACCTTTCGTTCCGGGGCGGCGGATATCAAGCCGGAGATGATTCCGATCATCGAGCGGGTAGTTGGGGTACTGGCTGACTGCTCCGGTAATGTCTTCGTCTCCGGGTTCACCGATGATCGGCCGATCTCCAGCGACCGTTTCCGCTCCAACTGGGATCTGTCGGCGGCCCGGGCGGTGTCGGTGGTGCACGAACTGGTGCTCAACCGCCAGGTACCGGCAGACCGGGTGGTGGCCGCCGGGCGGGCGGAGACCAACCCGCTGGCGCCGAATAACTCGCCGGAAAATCGGGCCCTGAACCGCCGGGTCGAGATCGCTATTCGCGACCCGGAGTGCGCCGACTCGAAAACCAACGAACAACCCTCCGTGGAGATCGTGCCGTTTTTGGACGGCTGA
- a CDS encoding GcvT family protein: MAQLPKRAKVVIIGQGGIVGSSVAHHLIEQGWDDLVGLEKSAIPTDIGSTSHASDFCFTTSHDKLNIYTTKYSQAFYQQRGNYVKCGGMEVARVDDDERMDELRRKVGSGKAFGTNVSMISPAQAKELFPLLDESQIQGAMWDPDAGLVVPRSQKVAGDLVEEAVATGKLRVFPYTPATRIDVQDGQVRGVETDKGYIETEYVVLAMGIWGPLMANTANAPLPLMPLEHPLLFFGPYEALAGTGKQIVYPLFRDQGNSAYVRDTGDPTTTEGGRIEWGYYEAENPRLVYPGAIAEPGDARMSPSMRELTLDQVMSAYEKAIEMTPILGELGWEEKHSFNGLLSVTPDGGSLMGESPEVRNLWFCEAVWVKDGPGAGKVLADWMTHGSPEMDPHSVDIARHYPLQKTPAYVYGRCFETAKKIYTPAVHPREPYETGRRMRTSPFYPREVELGGYFMEAAGWERAHGYAANEARLLPQFHDRIPVRENEWDARHFWEVSNAEQLAMSESVGMVNLSHFAIFDVSGADAEGLLEFLSVAKVGGGTPSGKGVYTHFLDARGGVRSDLTIIRRGDNDYRVVCGGDTGHRDYCWITRMARAHGFNNVRIDDRTDSLATLGLWGPKARATLAALVSNPDELSHENFPFATARELELQGVPVWAFRISYVGEQGWELYFPFSYGLKVWDLLFEAGVIPVGIETYANTRRLEKSLRLQNVDLEVEYNLYEAGLARPKVKDAEFFGKNAYLQQRELPRQAAYLCTMTMTEHRDAAGVLRYPVGQWPILDPQTGEVLVDSHGRRSYNTSIVWGPSVGKNILLGYLPQEYSQEGRELILEYFQEHYPIRVESVGYRALFDPDNERVKS, from the coding sequence ATGGCACAGCTACCGAAACGCGCGAAAGTCGTTATTATCGGCCAGGGTGGAATTGTCGGGTCGTCGGTCGCTCATCATTTGATCGAGCAAGGCTGGGACGATCTCGTAGGCCTGGAAAAATCGGCCATTCCCACGGACATCGGCTCCACGTCGCACGCGTCGGATTTCTGCTTTACCACCTCCCACGACAAACTGAACATTTACACCACCAAATACAGCCAGGCGTTCTACCAACAACGCGGCAATTATGTGAAGTGCGGCGGCATGGAGGTGGCCCGGGTGGACGACGACGAGCGCATGGACGAGCTGCGTCGCAAAGTTGGGTCGGGCAAGGCCTTCGGTACCAACGTCAGCATGATTTCACCGGCTCAGGCCAAGGAGCTGTTCCCGCTGCTTGATGAAAGTCAGATCCAGGGTGCGATGTGGGATCCGGATGCTGGTCTGGTTGTTCCGCGCTCGCAGAAAGTGGCCGGGGATCTGGTCGAGGAGGCGGTGGCAACCGGAAAACTGAGGGTGTTCCCGTATACGCCGGCCACCCGCATTGATGTGCAAGATGGTCAGGTGCGTGGGGTGGAGACCGACAAGGGCTATATCGAGACCGAGTATGTGGTTCTGGCCATGGGCATCTGGGGGCCGCTCATGGCCAACACGGCGAATGCACCGCTGCCGTTGATGCCGCTGGAGCACCCGTTACTGTTCTTCGGCCCCTATGAGGCATTGGCGGGCACCGGCAAACAGATTGTCTATCCACTGTTCCGCGATCAGGGCAACTCGGCGTATGTGCGTGACACCGGCGATCCCACCACGACCGAGGGTGGCCGGATCGAATGGGGTTACTACGAGGCCGAGAATCCGAGACTGGTTTATCCGGGCGCGATCGCTGAACCCGGTGACGCCCGGATGTCACCCTCCATGCGCGAGCTGACACTGGATCAGGTCATGAGCGCCTATGAAAAAGCCATCGAAATGACGCCGATTCTGGGCGAGCTGGGGTGGGAAGAGAAACATTCGTTTAACGGATTGCTGTCGGTGACCCCCGATGGCGGCTCACTCATGGGCGAGTCCCCGGAAGTTCGTAACCTGTGGTTCTGTGAGGCGGTCTGGGTCAAGGATGGCCCCGGCGCTGGCAAGGTGCTGGCGGACTGGATGACCCACGGCAGTCCGGAAATGGATCCGCACAGCGTCGATATTGCGCGTCATTACCCGCTCCAGAAAACCCCGGCCTATGTCTACGGCCGCTGTTTTGAGACCGCGAAGAAAATATATACACCGGCGGTGCACCCGCGCGAACCCTACGAGACCGGTCGCAGAATGCGCACGAGCCCGTTCTACCCCAGAGAGGTGGAGCTCGGTGGCTACTTCATGGAAGCTGCGGGCTGGGAGAGGGCCCACGGATACGCTGCCAACGAAGCCAGGCTGTTGCCGCAGTTCCACGATCGTATCCCGGTGCGGGAGAATGAATGGGATGCCCGCCATTTCTGGGAGGTGTCGAACGCCGAACAGCTAGCGATGAGTGAATCGGTGGGCATGGTTAACTTGTCCCATTTCGCCATTTTTGATGTCTCCGGTGCGGACGCCGAAGGGTTGCTCGAATTCCTGTCGGTGGCCAAAGTCGGTGGAGGCACGCCCAGCGGCAAAGGTGTGTACACCCACTTTCTGGATGCTCGAGGTGGCGTCCGTTCTGACCTGACGATTATCCGGCGAGGCGATAACGATTACCGGGTGGTCTGCGGGGGTGACACCGGTCACCGGGATTATTGCTGGATCACGCGTATGGCCCGGGCCCACGGGTTCAACAATGTTCGCATAGATGATCGCACCGACAGCCTGGCCACTCTGGGTCTTTGGGGCCCCAAGGCTCGGGCAACCCTGGCCGCACTGGTCAGTAACCCGGACGAGTTGTCCCATGAGAACTTTCCTTTCGCCACCGCCCGGGAACTCGAGCTGCAGGGGGTGCCGGTATGGGCGTTCCGGATTTCCTACGTCGGCGAACAGGGTTGGGAGCTTTATTTTCCATTCAGTTACGGCCTGAAGGTCTGGGACTTGTTGTTCGAGGCGGGCGTGATCCCGGTTGGTATCGAAACCTACGCCAATACCCGCCGGCTTGAGAAGAGTTTGCGCCTGCAGAACGTCGATCTGGAGGTGGAGTACAATCTCTACGAAGCCGGACTGGCCCGGCCCAAGGTCAAGGACGCGGAGTTTTTTGGCAAGAACGCCTACCTGCAACAGCGGGAACTACCCCGGCAGGCCGCTTATCTCTGCACCATGACCATGACCGAGCATAGAGACGCCGCGGGCGTGTTGCGTTACCCGGTGGGACAGTGGCCGATTCTGGATCCCCAAACCGGTGAGGTACTGGTGGACAGCCACGGGCGACGCTCTTACAACACCAGCATTGTCTGGGGACCGTCGGTGGGCAAGAATATCCTGCTGGGTTATCTGCCCCAGGAGTATTCCCAGGAGGGACGGGAACTGATTCTGGAGTATTTCCAGGAGCATTATCCGATACGAGTGGAATCTGTTGGCTATCGGGCATTGTTCGATCCGGACAATGAGCGGGTGAAGTCCTGA
- a CDS encoding GlxA family transcriptional regulator yields the protein MSSDPGLSAPRYAPIPYRVGFLLIDNFTLIALATALEPLRMANQLAGTELYTWKLLSVDGAVVRASDGLAVMPDEGTRGDDRFDLVIVVAGIDVFHSFSSGEVAWLRRQARLQVRLGAVCTGAYVLASAGLLDGYSCSAHWECLEVIQEQFPRVQTNNRLFTLQQDRMTCTGGTVPMHMMLSFLARRHGRELSTAVSHMFVCDRVREESDAQPVPMLPRLASSQPRLAEVAQLMEANIEEPIKLGELAALAGFSRRQLERLFLKHLGCTPSRYYLRVRLNRARRLLKQTSCSIVEIASLCGFVSATHFSRCYRKTMGRAPRQERVEICAPATAGQALTDEPQLPSASREALRRASTESTYGTCEKHVGSG from the coding sequence GTGTCCAGTGATCCAGGTTTATCTGCACCCAGGTATGCTCCGATACCCTATCGGGTCGGCTTTCTGCTGATCGATAACTTCACGCTGATTGCCCTCGCAACGGCCCTGGAACCGCTTCGCATGGCGAACCAGCTAGCCGGCACGGAACTCTACACCTGGAAGCTGCTGTCGGTAGACGGCGCAGTGGTACGAGCCAGTGACGGCCTGGCGGTAATGCCCGATGAGGGAACGCGGGGCGATGACCGGTTCGACCTGGTTATTGTCGTGGCCGGTATAGACGTTTTTCACAGCTTTTCATCCGGCGAGGTGGCCTGGCTGAGACGGCAGGCGCGCCTGCAGGTTCGGCTGGGTGCCGTGTGCACCGGGGCCTATGTCCTGGCCAGCGCCGGGCTGCTCGACGGGTATTCCTGTAGTGCCCACTGGGAATGCCTGGAAGTGATACAGGAACAGTTCCCGCGGGTACAGACCAACAACCGTCTGTTCACCCTGCAACAGGACCGTATGACCTGCACCGGGGGCACGGTCCCCATGCACATGATGCTGAGTTTTCTGGCCCGCCGTCATGGTCGCGAATTGAGCACCGCGGTATCGCATATGTTTGTCTGTGATCGGGTTCGTGAGGAGTCTGACGCCCAGCCGGTGCCGATGCTGCCCAGACTGGCCAGCTCGCAACCCAGGCTTGCGGAGGTTGCGCAGCTGATGGAGGCCAATATTGAGGAGCCGATCAAGCTTGGTGAATTGGCCGCTCTGGCCGGATTCTCCCGGCGCCAGCTTGAACGACTGTTTCTGAAACACCTCGGGTGCACCCCTTCACGCTACTACCTCCGGGTCCGTCTCAACCGTGCCCGACGCTTGCTGAAACAGACATCCTGCTCGATTGTCGAGATTGCGTCCCTGTGCGGCTTCGTATCGGCCACGCATTTCAGCCGCTGCTATCGCAAAACCATGGGCCGGGCACCGAGACAGGAGCGTGTGGAGATCTGTGCTCCGGCCACGGCCGGTCAAGCGCTGACCGACGAACCGCAGCTGCCATCGGCCTCGCGCGAGGCACTCAGACGCGCCAGTACCGAGTCAACCTACGGTACCTGCGAAAAACACGTCGGCTCAGGTTAA
- a CDS encoding formate--tetrahydrofolate ligase, whose amino-acid sequence MGSQYSKQTANTPALDGLSMAPATDIEIARSVQPQSILLLAQQRFGLPAESLVPFGHYKAKLDMAYVDTTDTASRGKLVLVTGMTPTPAGEGKTTTSVGLNDGLNRLGVSSSVCLREPSLGPCFGMKGGAAGGGWAQVIPMEDINLHFNGDFHAITTAHNLLASLIDNHIHWGNEAGLDPRLISWRRVLDLTDRSLRNLVCGLGGKANGVPRETGFDITVSSEIMAILCLAEGHLDLRRRLGNMIIGRRSDHTPVTVRDLGMEGALSVILKDALQPNLVQSLEHNPVFIHGGPFANIAHGCNSVNATRAALALNDVVVTEAGFGADLGAEKFIDIKCRHSGLQPDAAVLVCTVRALKFQGGASRSRLSAPDLEALRAGSANLERHIMNLQQFGLTPVVCINRFPGDTTEEITLIQAICCDLGVRAVPADHWASGGDGATELAQAVIDQLKEEVPAVRFLYEDNLPLAEKIETIATRIYHASHVEFTAQASRQLQEYEALGFGYLPVCIAKTQYSFSVDPGSLGAPSGHTLPVREVRLAAGAGFVVAVCGDVMTMPGLPRRPAALDIRLDEDGLVVGLT is encoded by the coding sequence ATGGGTTCTCAATACAGTAAGCAGACCGCCAACACGCCGGCGCTGGACGGTCTTTCAATGGCGCCAGCGACGGACATTGAGATTGCCCGTTCGGTGCAACCCCAGTCGATCCTGCTCCTGGCTCAGCAGCGGTTCGGATTGCCCGCCGAAAGCCTGGTGCCCTTTGGCCACTACAAGGCCAAGCTGGATATGGCCTATGTCGACACCACCGATACCGCCTCCCGTGGCAAGCTGGTGCTGGTCACCGGAATGACACCGACCCCAGCGGGCGAAGGCAAAACCACCACGAGCGTGGGCCTGAACGACGGTCTCAATCGTCTGGGTGTGAGTTCGTCGGTCTGCCTGCGGGAGCCCTCACTCGGGCCCTGCTTTGGTATGAAAGGCGGTGCCGCTGGCGGTGGCTGGGCTCAGGTCATCCCGATGGAAGATATCAACCTGCACTTCAACGGCGACTTTCACGCCATCACCACCGCCCATAACCTGCTGGCCTCGCTGATCGACAACCACATCCACTGGGGTAACGAAGCAGGCCTGGACCCGCGACTGATCAGCTGGCGCCGTGTGCTGGATCTGACTGACCGTTCGCTGCGGAACCTTGTCTGCGGACTTGGCGGCAAGGCCAATGGGGTACCCCGTGAAACTGGTTTCGACATTACCGTGTCGTCCGAAATCATGGCCATTCTCTGTCTGGCAGAGGGCCACCTGGATCTGCGCCGGCGATTGGGCAACATGATCATTGGCCGGCGATCCGACCACACCCCGGTCACCGTCCGTGATCTTGGCATGGAAGGCGCGCTGTCGGTCATTCTGAAGGATGCCCTGCAGCCGAACCTTGTGCAGAGCCTCGAACACAACCCCGTGTTCATTCACGGTGGGCCGTTCGCCAACATCGCCCATGGCTGTAACTCGGTCAACGCAACCCGCGCGGCACTGGCCCTGAACGATGTCGTGGTGACTGAAGCGGGCTTTGGCGCGGATCTTGGTGCGGAAAAATTCATCGACATCAAGTGCCGCCATTCGGGCCTGCAGCCCGATGCCGCGGTTCTGGTGTGCACCGTCCGGGCCCTGAAATTTCAGGGCGGTGCATCCCGAAGCCGACTGTCAGCGCCGGATCTGGAAGCACTTCGCGCAGGCTCTGCGAATCTCGAACGCCACATCATGAACCTGCAGCAGTTCGGACTGACCCCCGTCGTCTGCATCAATCGGTTCCCCGGGGACACCACAGAGGAAATCACGCTGATACAGGCCATCTGCTGCGACCTGGGCGTGCGCGCTGTGCCGGCGGATCACTGGGCCTCCGGCGGCGATGGCGCCACAGAGCTGGCCCAGGCTGTAATCGATCAGCTTAAAGAGGAAGTACCCGCTGTGCGTTTTCTGTATGAAGACAACCTGCCGCTGGCGGAGAAGATTGAAACCATCGCCACCCGGATCTATCACGCCAGCCATGTCGAATTCACCGCGCAGGCCAGTCGACAGCTGCAGGAGTACGAGGCCCTCGGCTTCGGGTATCTGCCGGTCTGCATTGCCAAGACTCAATACAGCTTCTCGGTGGATCCCGGGTCATTGGGAGCGCCATCCGGCCATACGCTACCGGTCAGGGAAGTGCGACTGGCGGCCGGTGCCGGGTTTGTCGTGGCGGTCTGCGGCGACGTCATGACTATGCCGGGGCTGCCACGCCGACCTGCCGCCCTGGATATCCGGCTGGACGAGGATGGTCTGGTCGTCGGATTAACCTGA